A stretch of the Massilia sp. W12 genome encodes the following:
- a CDS encoding Spy/CpxP family protein refolding chaperone, which produces MRNFIHGKAGKFAHNMILAAALGSLLAGSAYAAAPAGPGAQKPAAAAQGKSAQGGQQAQQAQGGQAGQGACKPHAPRPDGFGLLPRGPLPDETQLLKGLEKMLAHLVPDATDAQKSAIQALAKTAAADLKPLHEQGKTVGEARETLLLAAAIDRAALEQNRSAHLRLADSISKRIDQADADFVSLLSAAQRAKIAEIIKQAKAQQTQQGQSAQQGQQQAQGQQCGAAPQGGQQSGQQAPAGVNVSPFGKK; this is translated from the coding sequence ATGCGCAACTTCATCCATGGCAAAGCTGGCAAATTCGCCCACAATATGATTCTGGCTGCCGCACTGGGCAGCTTGCTGGCCGGCAGTGCATATGCCGCCGCTCCGGCTGGGCCGGGCGCACAAAAGCCCGCCGCCGCCGCACAAGGCAAGTCGGCCCAGGGCGGCCAGCAGGCGCAACAAGCTCAGGGCGGCCAGGCCGGGCAGGGCGCATGCAAACCGCACGCCCCGCGTCCGGATGGTTTCGGCCTGCTGCCGCGCGGCCCCTTGCCGGATGAAACCCAACTCCTGAAAGGTCTGGAAAAAATGCTGGCCCACCTCGTGCCGGACGCCACGGATGCGCAAAAAAGCGCGATCCAAGCCCTGGCCAAAACCGCAGCGGCAGATTTGAAACCGCTGCACGAGCAAGGCAAGACGGTGGGCGAGGCGCGTGAAACCCTGTTGCTGGCGGCGGCCATTGATCGCGCCGCACTGGAGCAAAACCGTAGCGCGCACTTGCGCTTAGCCGACAGCATCAGCAAGCGCATTGATCAGGCTGACGCGGATTTTGTTTCGCTCTTGAGCGCAGCGCAGCGCGCCAAGATTGCTGAAATCATCAAACAGGCCAAGGCGCAACAAACCCAGCAAGGGCAAAGCGCGCAACAAGGACAGCAACAAGCTCAGGGTCAGCAATGCGGCGCGGCGCCGCAAGGCGGCCAACAAAGCGGGCAGCAGGCGCCGGCAGGCGTGAATGTGTCGCCTTTCGGCAAAAAATAA
- a CDS encoding 3',5'-nucleoside bisphosphate phosphatase, translating to MLDVDLHCHSNLSDGVLDPAVLAARAHAHGVRLWALTDHDELGGIPAARAAALEAGMRYVCGVEISISWAGETVHILGLQIDPQNQLLRQGLAHTRHGRLARAEEMAALLAQAGVPDALAGARRYASNPQLLGRTHFARYIVERGLCAKVSEVFQKYLTEGKPGYVPHRWASMEQALQWIHAAGGQAVVAHPGRYKYSTLAEAEMLQCFKDMGGAGIEVVTGSHSVEQYAHYANMAQHYGFLASAGSDFHAPGESRVDLGQLPAMPPGVKPIWHDW from the coding sequence ATGCTTGATGTCGATTTGCATTGCCACTCGAATTTATCTGATGGGGTGTTGGACCCCGCAGTGCTGGCTGCGCGGGCGCATGCGCATGGGGTGCGTCTGTGGGCGCTGACCGACCATGATGAACTGGGCGGGATTCCCGCCGCGCGTGCGGCGGCCCTTGAAGCCGGCATGCGCTATGTGTGCGGGGTGGAGATTTCGATTTCCTGGGCTGGTGAAACTGTCCATATTCTGGGTTTGCAAATTGATCCGCAGAATCAGCTTTTGCGCCAAGGCCTGGCGCACACCCGTCATGGCCGCTTAGCGCGCGCGGAAGAAATGGCGGCGCTGTTAGCGCAAGCCGGGGTGCCGGACGCCCTGGCCGGCGCACGCCGTTACGCCAGCAATCCGCAGTTACTCGGGCGCACCCATTTCGCCCGCTATATCGTTGAACGCGGCCTGTGCGCCAAAGTCTCTGAGGTATTCCAAAAATACTTAACCGAAGGCAAGCCCGGCTATGTGCCGCACCGCTGGGCCAGCATGGAACAGGCATTGCAGTGGATTCATGCAGCCGGCGGGCAAGCGGTGGTGGCGCATCCTGGCCGCTATAAATATTCCACCCTGGCGGAAGCGGAAATGTTGCAATGTTTTAAAGACATGGGCGGGGCCGGGATTGAGGTGGTGACCGGCAGTCATAGCGTCGAACAGTATGCGCACTATGCGAATATGGCGCAGCACTATGGTTTCCTGGCTTCAGCCGGATCAGATTTTCATGCGCCGGGCGAATCAAGGGTTGATCTCGGCCAGTTGCCGGCGATGCCGCCCGGCGTCAAGCCGATTTGGCACGATTGGTAA
- a CDS encoding restriction endonuclease: MTEPDFPSDFPPHLNENAAVKPIRTAMPIGQHSLDFKQMNDTQFEQFCWWLIRKDHHLLGCQRIGGSGQKQDGIDIFARAKLHPAQLVVFECKCWHQLSSREMVKAVDRFLGGKWLQPGARFVLIIAQDTVGKLVKTWDKQSARLKEQQIEAELWTGMHLTEAVQPFPDIVSKFFTGEAVSAFANEWMQKVGFIERLHKALIDERVEVRALAERYLDNTDARGKIETIHHVDDNWRIALPWVHMLALLPGKRFYPGSASIEIQKADTSGLAVVLSQSWLMENFIGMEGFPNVPAYRPFLLGESRHNPAGESYMVNLENCRLRLPIAGVKELLYAADKLSGVFIDALHQKELEWGAQDFPFIGQGVNQYVALCAIPKQVWPMLLEFAWEHDAEAGESAWHIFDQNRFYLKLYTVREHANFDRAYHGFFYARENLDGLSFNDDVVILWHPPFDDAGCSSRGWLSCAEALRWLSSELLPAVGAWVAANALKRKRWFSKARAQAEIAAEWAEYARIRDVRIQPLLREQRYRKLGLLATIEILQSEVGVLRRELYLSTQAIKRLYRAMLPILQGERGYSGYISNKLSLKANSHQEIIAALHLRLQQETLSLSNFSLDCTLRACLEALKDADDWLAMNVKEEMFAALTPIMQFVDTQNLFKRHSEWS; the protein is encoded by the coding sequence ATGACAGAGCCTGACTTCCCCAGTGATTTCCCGCCTCATTTGAATGAAAATGCCGCAGTGAAGCCAATTCGCACGGCCATGCCGATCGGGCAGCACTCCCTTGATTTCAAGCAAATGAACGACACACAATTTGAGCAATTTTGTTGGTGGCTGATCCGCAAAGATCATCATTTGCTCGGATGTCAGCGCATTGGCGGCAGCGGGCAAAAGCAAGATGGAATCGACATTTTTGCACGCGCCAAATTACACCCGGCGCAGCTTGTCGTGTTTGAGTGTAAATGCTGGCATCAACTTTCTTCCAGAGAAATGGTAAAGGCCGTAGATAGGTTCCTGGGCGGAAAGTGGCTCCAACCGGGCGCCCGGTTTGTCTTGATCATCGCGCAAGACACAGTAGGCAAACTGGTCAAAACGTGGGACAAACAGTCTGCACGATTAAAAGAGCAGCAAATCGAAGCAGAACTGTGGACGGGTATGCATCTTACTGAAGCGGTACAGCCTTTTCCGGATATCGTCAGCAAATTTTTTACAGGCGAGGCCGTTTCGGCATTTGCCAATGAATGGATGCAAAAAGTCGGGTTTATTGAGCGATTGCATAAGGCATTGATCGATGAACGGGTCGAGGTGCGCGCGCTGGCCGAGCGGTATTTAGATAACACGGATGCGCGCGGCAAAATTGAAACAATCCATCATGTGGATGACAACTGGCGCATCGCCTTGCCGTGGGTGCATATGCTAGCACTGCTGCCCGGAAAGCGTTTTTATCCTGGCTCAGCCTCAATTGAAATTCAAAAAGCAGACACCTCTGGCTTGGCTGTAGTGCTATCGCAATCCTGGTTGATGGAAAATTTCATCGGGATGGAGGGTTTTCCTAACGTCCCGGCCTATCGCCCGTTTTTGCTTGGTGAGTCGCGTCACAATCCGGCCGGTGAAAGCTATATGGTGAATTTGGAAAACTGTCGCCTGCGCTTGCCGATAGCGGGGGTGAAGGAATTACTCTATGCCGCAGATAAACTTTCAGGCGTATTCATTGACGCGCTTCATCAAAAAGAGCTTGAATGGGGCGCGCAGGATTTCCCCTTCATTGGTCAGGGCGTAAATCAGTATGTCGCCCTTTGCGCCATCCCGAAGCAGGTCTGGCCTATGTTGCTGGAATTTGCCTGGGAGCACGATGCGGAGGCTGGCGAGAGCGCTTGGCATATCTTTGATCAAAACCGGTTTTATTTGAAGCTGTATACGGTGCGGGAGCATGCCAATTTTGATCGTGCTTACCATGGTTTTTTTTATGCCCGCGAAAACCTTGATGGATTGAGCTTTAACGATGATGTGGTGATTTTATGGCATCCACCGTTTGATGATGCCGGATGCTCCAGCCGGGGATGGTTGTCATGTGCAGAAGCTTTGCGCTGGCTCAGCAGTGAATTGCTGCCAGCTGTCGGGGCCTGGGTTGCGGCCAATGCATTGAAGAGAAAACGGTGGTTTAGCAAAGCAAGGGCACAAGCAGAGATCGCCGCAGAATGGGCGGAATATGCCAGGATCCGTGATGTGCGAATCCAGCCGCTGCTAAGAGAGCAGCGCTACCGCAAACTTGGTTTGCTCGCAACCATTGAAATTTTGCAAAGCGAGGTTGGTGTGCTTCGCCGGGAACTGTATCTCTCAACGCAAGCAATAAAGCGCCTGTATCGGGCTATGCTACCCATCTTGCAGGGCGAGCGGGGTTATTCCGGCTATATTTCCAACAAATTATCGCTCAAGGCAAATAGCCATCAGGAGATTATTGCCGCATTACACTTGCGGCTACAGCAAGAAACCTTGTCCTTGAGCAATTTTTCACTCGATTGCACACTGCGCGCCTGCCTCGAAGCGCTCAAGGATGCCGATGATTGGCTGGCCATGAATGTGAAAGAAGAAATGTTTGCCGCCTTGACGCCGATCATGCAATTTGTGGATACGCAAAATCTGTTCAAACGGCATAGTGAGTGGTCATGA
- a CDS encoding class I SAM-dependent methyltransferase encodes MNPHAHAAPSAWVRRFAHLVESGPVLDLACGGGRHTRLFAERELNVIALDRDAQAIAALQNDAALAERVQACVIDLEVAPQELAWPCAPRSLGAVVVTNYLHRPLFERLFASLAEDGLFIMETFAAGNGEFGKPSNPDFLLQPGELLQILQAQGDMRVLAYEDGYVLAPKEAMVQRICARKGGFGARPGLLGPL; translated from the coding sequence ATGAATCCGCATGCGCATGCCGCCCCATCCGCCTGGGTGCGCCGCTTTGCCCATCTGGTCGAATCCGGCCCGGTGTTGGATCTGGCTTGCGGCGGCGGGCGTCACACCCGCTTATTTGCGGAACGCGAATTGAATGTGATTGCGCTGGACCGCGATGCACAGGCGATTGCCGCGCTGCAAAACGATGCTGCGCTGGCAGAGAGGGTGCAGGCGTGTGTGATTGATCTGGAAGTCGCGCCACAGGAATTGGCCTGGCCTTGCGCGCCGCGCAGTCTGGGCGCGGTGGTGGTCACGAATTATCTGCACCGCCCCTTGTTTGAGCGTCTGTTTGCCAGTCTGGCGGAAGACGGCTTGTTCATTATGGAAACCTTTGCCGCCGGCAATGGCGAATTCGGCAAGCCATCCAATCCCGACTTTTTATTGCAGCCGGGTGAGTTGCTGCAGATCCTGCAAGCGCAGGGCGATATGCGGGTGTTGGCGTATGAAGATGGTTATGTGCTGGCGCCCAAGGAAGCGATGGTGCAGCGCATTTGCGCGCGCAAAGGCGGTTTTGGCGCGCGCCCCGGCCTGCTCGGGCCGCTGTGA
- a CDS encoding site-2 protease family protein: MAIRRCSVSEAVNPEFSLLQAALLVLLYGVPLLAGLILHEVAHARVAAWCGDDSARRAGRFTLNPLPHLDLFGSVLLPLLFWFGSGGRFVFGFLKPVPINPMYMRQPRRDLALTAAAGPFSNLLQALLWQALELLLQGQGFIGAMAQIGVEINLLLCVVNLLPLPPLDGAQIVRGLAPLSWLQPWQALSRYAWIPLPALLLLQAAGIFDLFGVILLPMIEAVRQLLLLILLPFN; encoded by the coding sequence GTGGCGATCCGGCGGTGTTCGGTCTCTGAAGCGGTGAATCCGGAATTTTCCCTGCTGCAAGCAGCGCTGCTGGTGCTGCTATATGGCGTGCCGCTGCTGGCCGGCCTGATTTTGCACGAAGTCGCACATGCGCGCGTGGCGGCCTGGTGCGGCGATGACAGCGCGCGCCGCGCTGGCCGTTTCACCCTCAATCCCTTGCCGCATCTGGATCTGTTTGGCAGCGTGCTGTTGCCGCTGCTGTTTTGGTTTGGCAGCGGAGGCCGTTTTGTGTTCGGCTTCTTAAAGCCGGTGCCGATCAATCCGATGTATATGCGGCAGCCGCGCCGCGATCTGGCCTTGACCGCCGCCGCCGGCCCGTTTTCAAATTTGCTGCAAGCCTTATTATGGCAAGCCTTGGAGCTGTTGCTGCAAGGGCAGGGTTTTATCGGGGCGATGGCGCAAATCGGGGTGGAAATCAATCTGCTCTTGTGCGTGGTGAATCTGTTGCCGCTGCCGCCGCTGGATGGCGCGCAAATCGTGCGCGGTCTGGCCCCCTTGTCCTGGCTGCAACCCTGGCAAGCCCTCAGCCGCTATGCCTGGATTCCCTTGCCGGCCTTGCTGCTTTTGCAAGCTGCTGGTATCTTCGATCTGTTCGGCGTCATTCTTTTGCCCATGATCGAAGCTGTGCGTCAGCTGCTCTTGCTGATCCTGCTTCCTTTTAACTGA
- the dapA gene encoding 4-hydroxy-tetrahydrodipicolinate synthase — MIKGSIVAIVTPMHADGSLDYVSLQNLIDWHIEQGTNGIVIVGTSGESATVTVEEHQQLIKFSVEHARKRIPIIAGTGANATHEAIKLSQYAQSVGADACLSVVPYYNKPTQEGMYQHFKMIAENVDLPVILYNVPGRSVADMSNDTVLRLAQIKNIVGIKDATGNIPRGFELLRAVPADFAVYSGDDATAMCLMLGGGAGNISVTANVAPNAMARLCAAAMAGDAKTAVALNNVLLDLHALLFCEPNPVPAKWALAQMGKIPTGIRLPLVGLSEAQHAPLAAALRKAGVLQ, encoded by the coding sequence ATGATTAAGGGCAGCATCGTTGCAATCGTCACGCCTATGCACGCAGATGGCAGTCTGGATTATGTCAGTCTGCAAAATCTGATCGATTGGCATATTGAGCAAGGCACGAATGGCATTGTGATCGTCGGCACCTCCGGCGAATCCGCCACCGTCACGGTGGAAGAACACCAGCAACTGATCAAATTCTCAGTCGAACACGCCCGAAAACGTATTCCCATCATCGCCGGCACCGGCGCCAACGCCACGCACGAAGCGATCAAACTGTCGCAATATGCGCAAAGCGTGGGCGCAGACGCTTGTTTGTCGGTGGTGCCTTACTACAATAAACCGACGCAGGAAGGCATGTATCAGCATTTCAAAATGATTGCTGAAAATGTTGATCTGCCGGTGATTCTCTACAATGTGCCGGGCCGCAGCGTGGCTGATATGAGCAATGACACGGTGTTGCGTCTGGCGCAAATCAAAAACATTGTCGGCATTAAAGACGCCACCGGCAATATTCCGCGCGGCTTTGAGTTGTTGCGTGCGGTTCCCGCCGATTTCGCGGTGTACTCCGGCGACGACGCCACCGCCATGTGCCTGATGCTGGGCGGCGGGGCCGGCAATATCTCCGTAACCGCAAATGTGGCGCCTAACGCCATGGCGCGCCTGTGCGCGGCGGCGATGGCGGGCGACGCCAAGACTGCAGTGGCGCTCAATAATGTCTTGCTGGACTTGCACGCATTGCTGTTTTGCGAACCCAATCCGGTGCCGGCCAAATGGGCGCTGGCGCAAATGGGCAAGATTCCCACAGGCATCCGTTTGCCGCTGGTCGGCTTGAGCGAAGCGCAACATGCTCCGCTGGCTGCAGCGTTGCGCAAAGCAGGTGTATTACAATAA
- a CDS encoding L-threonylcarbamoyladenylate synthase yields MSQFFQIHPDNPQARLIKQAAAIINSGGIVALPTDSCYALVCQLDDKSGVERLRRIRDVDEKHHMTLLCRDLSEISLYARVDNRQYRVLKAATPGPYTVILEATKEVPRRISHPSRKTIGMRVPENKIALALLEELGQALVSTTLILPDEQHPLTDPEFIREKLEKKIELVIDGGACGFDATTVIDLSGSEAVLVRQGRGDPAVFGL; encoded by the coding sequence ATGAGCCAATTTTTCCAGATTCACCCCGATAATCCGCAAGCCCGTCTGATCAAACAGGCCGCCGCCATCATCAACAGCGGCGGCATTGTCGCCTTGCCTACTGATTCCTGCTATGCCCTGGTGTGTCAGCTCGATGACAAAAGCGGGGTGGAGCGCTTGCGTCGCATCCGCGATGTGGATGAAAAACATCATATGACCTTGCTGTGCCGCGATTTAAGCGAAATCAGCCTGTATGCGCGGGTCGATAACCGTCAATACCGGGTCTTGAAAGCGGCCACCCCCGGCCCTTACACCGTGATTCTGGAAGCCACCAAAGAAGTGCCGCGCCGCATCAGTCACCCCTCACGCAAAACCATAGGCATGCGCGTGCCGGAAAACAAAATCGCCTTAGCCTTGTTGGAAGAATTGGGCCAGGCCCTGGTGTCCACCACCCTGATTTTGCCGGATGAGCAGCATCCGCTGACCGATCCCGAATTTATCCGCGAAAAACTGGAAAAGAAAATCGAGCTGGTGATTGATGGCGGGGCCTGCGGTTTTGACGCCACCACCGTGATCGATCTGTCCGGCAGCGAAGCGGTGTTGGTGCGCCAGGGCCGTGGCGATCCGGCGGTGTTCGGTCTCTGA
- a CDS encoding hybrid sensor histidine kinase/response regulator produces the protein MSEGTILCVDDDPTVLSALRALLGRLGPSWVIEIAESGEEALEIEAELREAGSDLTVVVSDFIMPGMRGDELLVKLHQLSPSTVKIMLTGQSAFDGVKRAINEANLYRFLEKPFNNDDLLMTVKSACHAFGQERALKRQNDELRTLNTELEQMVQRLTRQQEMLARSEAKATIGMLVASVTHELASPLGNSAIAADMLAEQVVQVSDALENNQLRRSDLDEFVRNVCSGAELLQKNLGRAKELLMNFKQVAADQASEQRRCFDLAEVLHEVLASVAPSLRGRTQRVQADIPPGINMDSRPGALGQVLINMINNAMLHAFEGKPDGVLEIKAHCKEDEPGMVELSVTDNGCGMDADTLSHLLQPFFSTKIGRGGTGLGMSIVDNLVRKALGGRWEVSSTPGQGSRFVITVPCILPLNQAAA, from the coding sequence ATGAGCGAAGGTACAATTTTGTGCGTGGATGATGACCCGACCGTGTTGTCGGCGCTGCGCGCTTTATTAGGCCGGCTTGGCCCCTCATGGGTGATCGAAATCGCCGAAAGCGGTGAGGAAGCGCTCGAAATCGAAGCCGAATTGCGCGAAGCCGGCAGCGATTTGACCGTGGTGGTGTCCGATTTCATCATGCCCGGCATGCGCGGCGATGAGTTATTAGTCAAATTACATCAATTAAGCCCGAGCACAGTCAAAATCATGCTCACCGGGCAAAGCGCTTTCGATGGCGTCAAGCGCGCCATTAATGAAGCCAATCTCTACCGTTTCCTGGAAAAACCCTTTAATAATGACGATCTGTTAATGACCGTCAAATCGGCTTGCCATGCGTTTGGCCAGGAACGCGCTTTGAAGCGTCAGAATGATGAGTTGCGCACCTTGAACACCGAGTTGGAGCAAATGGTGCAACGCCTCACGCGCCAGCAGGAAATGCTGGCGCGCAGTGAAGCCAAGGCCACGATCGGCATGCTGGTCGCTTCGGTGACGCATGAACTCGCTTCGCCGCTGGGCAATAGCGCGATTGCCGCCGATATGCTGGCCGAGCAGGTGGTGCAAGTCTCCGATGCGCTGGAAAACAATCAGTTGCGACGCAGCGATCTGGATGAATTTGTGCGCAATGTCTGTTCCGGCGCCGAGTTATTGCAAAAAAACCTGGGCCGCGCCAAAGAATTGTTAATGAATTTCAAACAGGTGGCGGCGGATCAGGCCAGCGAACAGCGGCGCTGCTTTGATTTGGCGGAAGTATTGCATGAGGTATTGGCCAGCGTGGCGCCGAGCTTGCGCGGCCGCACGCAGCGCGTGCAAGCCGATATTCCGCCCGGCATCAATATGGACAGCCGCCCCGGCGCGCTGGGCCAGGTCTTGATCAATATGATTAATAACGCCATGTTGCACGCTTTTGAAGGCAAACCGGATGGCGTGTTGGAGATCAAAGCGCATTGCAAAGAAGATGAGCCGGGCATGGTCGAGTTGAGCGTGACCGATAATGGCTGCGGCATGGATGCCGATACCCTGAGCCATTTGCTGCAACCTTTTTTCAGCACCAAAATCGGGCGCGGCGGCACCGGGCTTGGCATGTCGATTGTTGACAATCTGGTGCGCAAAGCCCTGGGCGGCCGCTGGGAAGTCAGTTCCACGCCGGGGCAGGGCAGCCGCTTTGTGATTACCGTGCCCTGCATTCTTCCTTTGAATCAGGCCGCTGCATAA
- the htpX gene encoding protease HtpX, with protein MKRIALFIVTNLAVMLVISILLSIFGVAAPGRNLQLGNLLVYSLIVGFAGAGISLLISKPVAKWSTGARVIEQPANGQERWLVSTVQQLAQKAGIGMPEVAIYEGEPNAFATGAFRNSALVAVSTGLLESMNQDEVEAVLAHEVAHIANGDMVTMTLIQGVMNTFVVFLSRVVGYFIDRVILKNEEEQAGIGYTISILVLQLLFGVLASIVVNWFSRQREFRADAGAAKLLGTPQPMVRALQRLGGIETAGLPQNLAAAGIADGPGWMAMFSTHPPIEDRIAALQGR; from the coding sequence ATGAAACGCATTGCTTTATTCATCGTGACTAACCTGGCAGTGATGCTGGTGATCAGCATTTTGCTGTCCATCTTCGGGGTGGCTGCGCCGGGCCGCAATTTACAGCTGGGCAATTTGCTGGTGTATTCGCTCATCGTCGGCTTTGCCGGCGCCGGGATTTCTCTGCTGATTTCCAAACCGGTGGCGAAATGGAGCACCGGCGCGCGGGTGATTGAACAGCCGGCCAATGGCCAAGAGCGCTGGCTGGTCTCGACTGTGCAGCAGTTGGCGCAAAAAGCCGGGATCGGCATGCCCGAAGTCGCCATTTACGAGGGCGAACCGAATGCTTTCGCCACCGGCGCCTTCCGCAATTCAGCCCTGGTGGCCGTCTCCACCGGCTTGCTGGAAAGTATGAATCAGGATGAAGTCGAGGCTGTGCTGGCGCATGAAGTGGCGCATATCGCCAACGGCGATATGGTGACCATGACCTTGATTCAGGGCGTGATGAATACTTTTGTGGTGTTCCTCTCGCGCGTGGTAGGCTATTTCATCGACCGCGTGATTTTGAAAAATGAGGAAGAGCAAGCCGGCATCGGTTACACCATCAGCATTCTGGTCTTGCAATTGTTGTTTGGCGTGCTCGCTTCGATCGTGGTGAACTGGTTCTCGCGTCAGCGTGAATTCCGCGCCGACGCCGGCGCTGCGAAATTATTGGGTACGCCGCAACCCATGGTGCGCGCGCTGCAACGCCTGGGCGGCATCGAAACCGCCGGCCTGCCGCAAAACCTGGCCGCCGCCGGGATTGCCGATGGCCCGGGCTGGATGGCAATGTTCTCCACCCACCCGCCGATTGAAGACCGGATCGCTGCGCTGCAAGGGCGTTGA
- a CDS encoding tryptophan--tRNA ligase (catalyzes a two-step reaction, first charging a tryptophan molecule by linking its carboxyl group to the alpha-phosphate of ATP, followed by transfer of the aminoacyl-adenylate to its tRNA): MYPERLVSGMRPTDKLHLGHYYSVLQEWRRLQSEQSCLFFIADWHALGGEVEACARMEKHTRDMLLDWLAAGIDPTQATLFIQSEVPEHAELQLLLAMATPANWLDLSEAAQDGSFANLAYVLLQAADALIYRASHVAMYENQSAQLEMMREIARRFNHLFGSEKDFEEKAESAVKKLGSKRARLYAELRTAYQQEGRAGALEQAKAMLDEAQNLSMIDRERLFGYLEGSRKLILVEPEVSLLPQSSLPGLDGQRMQSRQANVICLREDAANVERKVRAMPTDPARVSRSDPGAPDKCPVWPLHQAFSPQQQCGDVRAGCMRAVIGCVDCKQQLAANIIAAQAPLHEAVQTYLDDPSLLRAITADGAEHARKLARETLRDVREAMGLQYQFAGAPL, translated from the coding sequence ATGTATCCTGAACGCCTTGTCTCTGGCATGCGTCCTACTGACAAGCTCCATTTAGGCCACTATTACAGTGTGCTGCAGGAATGGCGGCGCTTGCAATCTGAGCAAAGCTGCCTGTTTTTCATCGCCGATTGGCATGCCCTGGGCGGCGAAGTCGAAGCATGCGCGCGCATGGAAAAACACACCCGTGACATGTTGCTCGACTGGCTCGCGGCCGGCATCGACCCGACCCAGGCCACCCTGTTTATTCAATCCGAAGTGCCGGAACACGCCGAATTGCAATTGTTGCTGGCCATGGCCACCCCGGCCAATTGGCTGGATTTGAGCGAAGCCGCGCAAGATGGCAGCTTCGCCAATCTGGCCTATGTTTTGCTGCAGGCGGCAGACGCCTTGATTTATCGCGCATCGCATGTGGCGATGTATGAAAACCAAAGCGCGCAGCTGGAAATGATGCGGGAAATTGCACGCCGCTTTAATCATCTGTTTGGTTCGGAAAAGGATTTCGAGGAGAAAGCCGAAAGCGCGGTCAAAAAACTGGGCAGCAAGCGCGCCCGTTTATATGCCGAATTGCGCACCGCTTACCAGCAGGAGGGACGCGCTGGCGCGCTTGAGCAGGCCAAGGCCATGCTGGATGAGGCGCAAAATCTGTCGATGATAGATCGCGAACGCTTGTTCGGCTATCTGGAAGGGAGCCGCAAGCTGATTTTAGTCGAGCCGGAAGTTAGTCTGTTGCCGCAAAGCAGTTTGCCGGGGCTGGATGGCCAGCGCATGCAAAGCCGGCAGGCGAATGTGATTTGCCTGCGCGAAGACGCGGCCAACGTCGAGCGCAAAGTGCGCGCCATGCCGACCGATCCGGCGCGCGTTTCGCGCAGCGACCCCGGCGCGCCGGATAAATGTCCGGTCTGGCCCTTGCATCAGGCGTTTTCGCCGCAACAGCAATGCGGCGATGTGCGCGCCGGCTGTATGCGTGCGGTGATTGGCTGCGTTGATTGCAAACAGCAATTGGCGGCGAATATCATCGCCGCCCAAGCTCCCTTGCACGAAGCGGTGCAAACCTATCTGGATGATCCCTCGCTATTGCGCGCAATCACTGCCGATGGGGCTGAACATGCGCGCAAACTGGCGCGCGAAACGCTGCGCGATGTGCGCGAAGCCATGGGTTTGCAATATCAATTCGCCGGAGCGCCCTTATGA